A genome region from Proteus vulgaris includes the following:
- a CDS encoding FecCD family ABC transporter permease: MSQSARIMLLFIVFAIVALIALTSGKYSLTSNELWTLVSNKLTGNTEYNRTETVFWQIRFPRVLAAILIGGGLAIAGAAYQGMFRNPLVSPDILGVSSGAGVGAVFGIFLGQSMLSIQLFAFVGGLATVALVYFIARLAKQHDPVLSLVLVGIAISALCGSAISLMKILADPYTQLPSITFWLLGGLSTITASDLRSVAPLMLVGFIPLILLRWRMNILSLSDEEARALGLNVEITRLVFILSATLITASAVSIAGIIGWLGLIVPHIARLLVGANFSQQLPVSLLVGAIMLLMTDTLARTIANIELPLGILTSAIGAPFFLMLLLRTRKGS, from the coding sequence ATGAGTCAATCAGCACGCATCATGCTTTTATTTATAGTATTCGCCATCGTTGCGTTAATTGCGCTCACCAGTGGTAAGTATTCACTTACATCTAATGAACTATGGACGCTGGTAAGTAATAAGTTGACGGGCAATACAGAGTATAACCGTACTGAAACGGTCTTTTGGCAAATAAGATTTCCTCGTGTTCTGGCAGCGATCTTAATAGGTGGTGGATTAGCAATTGCAGGGGCTGCTTATCAAGGTATGTTCCGAAATCCATTGGTATCACCAGATATTCTAGGCGTTTCGTCTGGTGCGGGTGTCGGAGCCGTCTTCGGTATTTTTCTTGGACAATCGATGTTGTCGATCCAACTTTTCGCCTTTGTGGGAGGATTAGCAACTGTTGCCCTCGTTTACTTTATTGCACGACTTGCGAAACAGCACGATCCCGTACTTTCACTTGTATTGGTCGGTATTGCCATTAGTGCATTATGTGGTTCGGCAATCTCATTAATGAAAATTCTTGCCGATCCTTATACTCAGTTACCTTCAATCACCTTTTGGCTTCTTGGCGGGCTTTCAACTATTACTGCCTCTGATTTGCGATCTGTGGCGCCTTTAATGTTAGTGGGCTTTATTCCGCTGATTTTACTGCGCTGGCGTATGAATATACTCAGTCTTTCCGATGAAGAAGCCAGAGCATTAGGTTTAAATGTCGAAATCACTCGACTTGTCTTTATTTTGTCAGCCACACTCATCACAGCAAGTGCCGTTTCTATCGCAGGTATTATTGGGTGGCTCGGCTTAATTGTTCCTCATATTGCAAGATTGTTAGTAGGCGCCAACTTCAGCCAACAACTCCCTGTTTCCTTACTTGTGGGAGCTATCATGTTGTTAATGACAGACACACTCGCGCGTACAATTGCCAATATTGAACTTCCATTGGGTATTTTAACGTCTGCCATTGGTGCGCCATTCTTCTTAATGTTATTACTCAGAACGAGGAAAGGCTCATGA